In the Sarcophilus harrisii chromosome 3, mSarHar1.11, whole genome shotgun sequence genome, one interval contains:
- the RNF7 gene encoding RING-box protein 2 isoform X1, whose translation MADVEDGEEPGAPASHSGSAGSKAAGDKMFSLKKWNAVAMWSWDVECDTCAICRVQVMDACLRCQAENKQEDCVVVWGECNHSFHNCCMSLWVKQNNRCPLCQQDWVVQRIGK comes from the exons ATGGCCGACGTGGAGGACGGAGAAGAACCCGGCGCGCCGGCCTCGCACTCGGGCAGCGCGGGCTCCAAGGCCGCTGGCGACAAGATGTTCTCCCTTAAGAAATGGAACGCGGTGGCTATGTGGAGCTGGGACGTGGAGTGCGACACGTGCGCCATCTGCCGGGTCCAGGTGATGG aTGCCTGTCTTAGATGTCAAGctgaaaataaacaagaagattGTGTTG tgGTCTGGGGAGAGTGTAACCATTCCTTCCATAACTGCTGCATGTCCCTGTGGGTGAAACAGAACAATCGCTGCCCCCTGTGCCAACAGGATTGGGTGGTTCagagaataggaaaatga
- the RNF7 gene encoding RING-box protein 2 isoform X2 produces MADVEDGEEPGAPASHSGSAGSKAAGDKMFSLKKWNAVAMWSWDVECDTCAICRVQMPVLDVKLKINKKIVLWSGESVTIPSITAACPCG; encoded by the exons ATGGCCGACGTGGAGGACGGAGAAGAACCCGGCGCGCCGGCCTCGCACTCGGGCAGCGCGGGCTCCAAGGCCGCTGGCGACAAGATGTTCTCCCTTAAGAAATGGAACGCGGTGGCTATGTGGAGCTGGGACGTGGAGTGCGACACGTGCGCCATCTGCCGGGTCCAG aTGCCTGTCTTAGATGTCAAGctgaaaataaacaagaagattGTGTTG tgGTCTGGGGAGAGTGTAACCATTCCTTCCATAACTGCTGCATGTCCCTGTGGGTGA